One part of the Malus sylvestris chromosome 2, drMalSylv7.2, whole genome shotgun sequence genome encodes these proteins:
- the LOC126589509 gene encoding BTB/POZ domain-containing protein At3g50780-like, giving the protein MAEIRLKRVEQGQVKIRNVPIAVTPEGFWCCPSPVVFQKTLKAHNSMHKPKPSSPPPPPPKEAAHRKQTPLSEKELAFIPSRSASISDGLRGVGPEAPDAPVVSASMVPERVPRPKVENLPRKVAIEFGEPGTSDMKVVLLGKQGFCVKLSVHKNVLVEHSNFFADKLSEQQSGSACLNIEDCDDVEIYVETVGLMYCKDMRQRLMKQSVSRVLRILKIAELLGFNSCMQSCLEYLEAVPWVGDEEEEKVVSSVLRLQSEGIGVTPVLKRVSSDVSKPQKDTLSHIIGLVLASNEERGRREMKSVVLKLLKENNSASSSQGSANVCNETLYNSCRSCLKLLLSLFKHAAEPESSDKPVDNKEPVVKQIALAADNLSWLLEILADKQAADEFAVLWASQQELAALHTKLPIVSRYHVSCITARLFVGIGRGELLPSKDTRQLLLQTWLQPLIDDYNWLQHGCRSFDRKVVEEGIGRTILTLPLEDQQSIMLSWLGSFLKAGDSCPNLQRAFEVWWRRTFVRPYVEGQGSSAQ; this is encoded by the exons ATGGCTGAAATTAGACTTAAGAGGGTAGAACAAGGCCAAGTCAAGATTAGAAATGTCCCAATTGCCGTGACGCCGGAAGGTTTTTGGTGCTGCCCTTCTCCTGTTGTGTTTCAAAAGACCCTAAAAGCTCACAATTCCATGCACAAACCCAAGCcctcatcaccaccaccaccaccacccaagGAAGCAGCTCACAGAAAACAAACCCCACTGAGTGAAAAAGAGCTAGCCTTTATCCCGTCGAGATCAGCGAGTATTTCTGATGGTCTACGGGGTGTTGGTCCTGAGGCGCCGGATGCGCCGGTGGTTAGTGCATCTATGGTTCCGGAGAGAGTGCCCAGGCCCAAAGTTGAAAATTTGCCTAGGAAGGTAGCAATTGAGTTTGGTGAACCTGGAACTAGTGATATGAAGGTGGTTTTACTTGGAAAGCAGGGATTTTGCGTGAAGTTGAGCGTTCACAAGAATGTTCTGGTTGAGCATAGCAACTTTTTTGCTGATAAACTTTCTGAACAACAGTCTGGTTCAGCTTGTCTTAACATCGAAGACTGTGATGATGTTGAAATATATGTTGAAACCGTTGGATTGATGTATTGCAAAGACATGAGGCAACGGCTGATGAAACAAAGTGTCTCGCGTGTACTCCGCATTCTAAAG ATTGCAGAACTACTTGGCTTCAACTCGTGCATGCAGTCATGTTTAGAGTACTTGGAAGCAGTCCCGTGGGTTggggatgaggaagaagaaaaagttgtCTCGTCGGTCTTGCGACTCCAAAGTGAGGGTATTGGGGTCACTCCTGTACTGAAACGAGTCTCGTCCGACGTTTCTAAACCCCAAAAGGACACACTTTCCCACATAATTGGACTTGTTCTTGCAAGCAATGAGGAGAGAGGCAGGCGTGAAATGAAATCCGTAGTGCTCAAGCTCCTCAAGGAGAACAACAGTGCCTCAAGCTCTCAAGGTTCTGCTAACGTCTGCAATGAAACACTGTATAACTCGTGCAGAAGCTGTTTGAAGTTGCTGTTGTCCCTATTCAAGCACGCTGCAGAGCCAGAGTCTTCTGATAAGCCTGTCGACAACAAAGAACCTGTGGTGAAGCAAATAGCTTTGGCAGCTGATAACCTCTCATGGTTGCTTGAGATTTTGGCTGACAAGCAAGCCGCAGACGAATTTGCAGTACTGTGGGCTAGCCAGCAAGAATTGGCAGCCTTACATACGAAGCTGCCTATCGTGTCTCGTTACCATGTTAGCTGTATCACAGCCAGGCTGTTTGTTGGCATTGGTAGAGGGGAGCTGCTGCCATCTAAGGATACCCGTCAGCTGTTGTTACAAACCTGGCTGCAGCCATTGATCGATGACTACAACTGGCTGCAACATGGGTGCCGGTCATTTGACAGGAAGGTTGTGGAAGAAGGAATTGGTAGGACAATCCTCACTCTGCCTCTAGAGGACCAGCAAAGTATTATGCTTTCTTGGTTGGGAAGCTTTCTCAAGGCTGGTGACAGCTGCCCGAATCTTCAGAGGGCGTTCGAAGTGTGGTGGAGGAGAACTTTCGTTAGACCATACGTGGAAGGACAAGGTAGTTCCGCCCAGTAA